In the Theobroma cacao cultivar B97-61/B2 chromosome 1, Criollo_cocoa_genome_V2, whole genome shotgun sequence genome, one interval contains:
- the LOC18610907 gene encoding LOW QUALITY PROTEIN: pentatricopeptide repeat-containing protein At5g66520 (The sequence of the model RefSeq protein was modified relative to this genomic sequence to represent the inferred CDS: substituted 1 base at 1 genomic stop codon) has product MASITLTPTNQLSLESNATQTLSVLERCSRMEELKQIHAQMFKTGLVADTITVSRILTFCVSPKYGNLEYAQMVFDRVSRPNTFMYNTMIRGYSNNKEPEKAFLLYQQMLCHSVPHNSYTFPFLLKACSSLLAIEETKIIHAHVIKLGFGSEVFATNSLLHVYATSGSIKAARLLFDLVPERDIVSWNSMIGCYTKCGKVEIAYEFFKDMPTKNVISWTTMISGYIGAGMYKEALNLFHEMQIEGVKPDNVALASTLSACSHLGALDQGRWIHAYIDRIGVEIDPILGCVLIDMFAKCGDMEEALEVFRKVKKKEVSLWTAVISGFAIHGRGKEALVWFDIMQKVGIRPNHITFTAILTACSHSGLVEEGKSLYKSMDRVHKLSPTIEHYGCMVDLLGRAGFLREAMGLIEKMPVKPNAVVWGALLNACRMHKNVELGKKIGKILIEEDPDHGGRYIHLASIHAAAGDWDRAVEARRQMKDRGVSKLPGCSAISLNGVVHEFLAGGQSHPQITDINQMWDSIAERLEKEXYKPALGNLLPDLEDEAKEMAINRHSEKLAIAFGLLGTKPGTSIRIVKNLRLCEECHTVTKLISKIYDREIVMRDRTRFHLFRDGKCTCGDKW; this is encoded by the coding sequence ATGGCATCCATCACTCTAACTCCAACAAACCAGCTCTCCCTGGAATCAAATGCCACGCAGACCCTATCTGTGCTTGAACGATGTTCGAGAATGGAGGAACTCAAGCAGATTCATGCACAGATGTTCAAAACAGGCCTTGTTGCAGATACCATCACAGTGAGCAGAATCCTTACTTTCTGTGTGTCTCCGAAATATGGTAATCTAGAATACGCCCAGATGGTTTTTGATAGAGTAAGCAGACCCAATACTTTCATGTACAACACCATGATTAGAGGATACTCAAACAACAAAGAACCAGAAAAGGCCTTTCTTCTATATCAGCAAATGCTCTGTCATTCAGTTCCACACAATTCCTACACTTTCCCGTTCCTGCTTAAAGCTTGTTCCAGCTTGTTAGCCATTGAAGAAACCAAGATAATTCACGCTCATGTCATAAAGTTAGGTTTTGGCTCGGAGGTTTTTGCCACAAATTCCCTGCTTCATGTCTATGCAACATCAGGCAGTATCAAAGCCGCTCGTCTGCTATTTGACCTGGTCCCTGAACGAGATATTGTTTCTTGGAACTCGATGATTGGTTGCTATACGAAGTGTGGCAAAGTGGAAATTGCAtatgaatttttcaaggaCATGCCGACAAAGAATGTCATCTCTTGGACAACTATGATTTCTGGCTATATTGGGGCTGGCATGTACAAGGAAGCGTTGAATTTATTTCATGAAATGCAGATTGAAGGGGTGAAACCTGACAATGTGGCCCTGGCAAGCACTCTCTCTGCTTGTTCACATCTTGGAGCATTGGATCAAGGCAGATGGATTCACGCATATATTGACAGAATAGGAGTTGAGATTGACCCAATTTTAGGCTGCGTTCTTATAGACATGTTTGCAAAGTGTGGTGACATGGAAGAAGCTTTAGAAGTTTTTAggaaagtgaagaagaaagaagtctcTTTATGGACAGCAGTAATCTCTGGATTTGCAATTCATGGCCGTGGAAAAGAAGCGCTTGTCTGGTTTGACATTATGCAAAAAGTAGGAATCCGCCCAAACCATATCACTTTTACTGCAATTCTGACAGCATGTAGTCATTCAGGACTGGTTGAAGAAGGAAAATCCTTGTATAAGAGCATGGACAGAGTTCACAAACTTAGCCCAACAATAGAGCATTATGGGTGCATGGTTGACCTACTAGGCCGGGCAGGGTTCCTGAGAGAAGCAATGGGATTGATTGAGAAAATGCCTGTAAAACCAAATGCTGTCGTTTGGGGAGCACTGCTCAATGCCTGCCGGATGCATAAAAATGTTGAATTAGGCAAAAAGATAGGAAAGATCCTGATTGAAGAAGATCCAGACCACGGTGGCCGATACATTCACTTGGCAAGCATTCATGCAGCGGCAGGGGACTGGGACCGAGCAGTTGAAGCAAGGAGGCAGATGAAAGATCGAGGAGTTTCCAAACTTCCTGGGTGCAGTGCAATCAGTCTCAATGGGGTTGTCCATGAATTTTTAGCCGGAGGCCAGTCCCACCCACAGATAACAGACATTAACCAAATGTGGGATAGTATTGCGGAAAGACTTGAAAAAGAATGATATAAACCCGCATTGGGGAATCTACTACCTGATCTCGAGGATGAAGCCAAAGAAATGGCAATCAATCGGCACAGTGAGAAGCTGGCTATTGCATTTGGATTACTTGGAACAAAACCAGGCACATCGATTAGAATTGTCAAGAATCTTCGGTTATGTGAGGAATGCCACACAGTGACAAAACTTATCTCCAAGATATATGATAGGGAGATTGTCATGAGGGATAGGACCAGGTTCCACCTTTTTAGGGATGGGAAATGTACTTGTGGAGATAAATGGTGA